The stretch of DNA TGGTCTGATTAGTAATCTTGAATGCATCTAAGTCTAATTCTTCTAACACTTCTTTCTCAAACTGTTGAGCTGTAATTCCTTTGCCCTCTAACATTTCTTTATAACTTGCGCTTGTACCTACTGCACCCTTAAAGCCTTTCCCTTTTATCTTTAAGGAGTTTAAAGACTTTAGATCGTCAAAAAGATCATATGCATATTGAGCAAGCCTATATGGAAATGGTATTGGTTCAGCAGCAGCGAGATGAGTCCAGCCCATACAAACTAAACCAATATTCTCGTCCATTCTCCGCACTAAAATTGACAACAGTTTTCTAATTTTCAATTCTATTATCGCTAATGCTTCCGCAAGTATAATAGCTTCGGTATTATTTACGTTATCCATACTTGTCAAACCGTGATGTATTACGCCACCGCCTATCTTACATAGCTCCGCAAAAGCCTCTTTTGTAGCAATAACATCATGATCAAACTCTTTTTCCAGCTCAAGCGATCTTAACAATACATCAAGGGACTCAGGACTATTGATTATTCCGTTTATGGTATCTCTTATATCTTCATATTGAGCGGTAGAAATTATTCCATGTTTTGATTGAACCTTAGCCACAGCAACCCAAATCCGCCCTGGTATTTCTATCCGTTCATACAATACGGAAAAAACACTGCGCATTTTTTCTGAAGCATACCGCCACGTAAAAACCGACTGGAAAGTATCATATCCAAAAAAACCATTGTCTTTTAAGCAGCCCTGTTCGTTTAAAATTTTTAGCAAATCGAATATTGGAACTATAGCTTCTCTCCCTGCGGAATCATCAATAAACAATAAGCTTTTTTCTCTATTTATCTTCTTAATGCTTAGCATGCCCTCGGTATCAATTGAACTAAATTTTTTTCTCATTATCAATCACCCTTTCTTTAATAACATCCATAACGACAAGCACCGTGCCATATTCTACTGCCTGATAATATTTATATAATTTCTCAGTAAAAACTGAGACTTTAACAACAATACCAGGATGAGGAGATAATACTTCGAATGGTTTTATACAACCGGCTATTTTAATAAGAGCAATAATGTCTCCTTCTTATATCTTTGTACTATTTTCTACCAAATAGACTAACCTTCCGACCAAAGTTGATATTAC from bacterium CG_4_10_14_0_2_um_filter_33_32 encodes:
- a CDS encoding adenylosuccinate lyase: MRKKFSSIDTEGMLSIKKINREKSLLFIDDSAGREAIVPIFDLLKILNEQGCLKDNGFFGYDTFQSVFTWRYASEKMRSVFSVLYERIEIPGRIWVAVAKVQSKHGIISTAQYEDIRDTINGIINSPESLDVLLRSLELEKEFDHDVIATKEAFAELCKIGGGVIHHGLTSMDNVNNTEAIILAEALAIIELKIRKLLSILVRRMDENIGLVCMGWTHLAAAEPIPFPYRLAQYAYDLFDDLKSLNSLKIKGKGFKGAVGTSASYKEMLEGKGITAQQFEKEVLEELDLDAFKITNQTIRRKQDLKVLQLLSNISQSIYRMARDIRLLSASFLMEVSEPSKPKQKGSSAMAHKLPNPIKTEKSCSLALIPFVLEQIAWLNASLPMLERTLDDSANRRIFMPEAFLAIDKIFDTMIRVLDGLVINEAMINANLEKFGVFSATESLLTEMVNKGINRQEMHDIINEVCKEAW